The Lacerta agilis isolate rLacAgi1 chromosome 14, rLacAgi1.pri, whole genome shotgun sequence sequence TGATTCAACAATACATTattccttattttttatattttatgatTCCTAGGAATGGTGATAGGCGGttcttgtttattatatattgatttaaaaaaacaaaacattgtttcACTTGTCGATGACAACTTTATAAGCTTATCAAGGGGTAAAAGAACTcagatgtttgggaaaccctgttttgAGGGGCATCAGCAGGCTTTGGGGGACCcaaaggtttgcagaaggacaaaaAAAGTAAGAGGAAAATGCCTAAAACAGAAACACACCCAAACACCCAAATGAAGACTGGACATATTCAGTGGCCATAGAATTGCTGGTTGGATGTTTGGGGCAGGGTAGCGGAGGCAGAGAACTGATGGGAGGGGGATAGAGCAGCTGGACTCCTGAGCGACGGAATTGCACACTAACATTTTATTGCAGACCCCACATGTGTTTTCCTAGTCTCAAACGAGATCTAATTCTGGCTTCATATCTTGCTTAATAAGAAGGAAATTAAATATGTTTGCCAGTTTGGATGTATGGAAAACTGGTTTAAATAAGCCTCAATATTGGCAGCAAATCTGGGAGCGTGAGGGGAGGGAAGGGGTCTGAAATGAGTGCAATGGCATGCAGCTTGTTTGGGGGCTGATAAGTTACTTCTGAAGCAGGCCAAAACATTTACTTGCTAAATGTTATCTAGAAGGGAGGCTGTGTTGGTCTGCATCAGTAAAACAGACCCGTGACTCTAAAGCAGTGAGCCTATGTCTAGGCTGTAGCACTTTGGATTGCAGGTGGGACCTCTAAtgataactacagtggtaccttggtttacgaacttaatccgttccggaagtccgttcttaaacctaaaccattcttaaaccgaggcacactttccctaatgaggcctcccgccgccggtgcccatCCACTGTTCGGATttcgttcttagactgaggtaaagttcgcaaactgggacactacttccggttttgcggaattcataaaccgaatcattcgtaaacaggactgttcttaaactgaggtaccactgtaaatgctttTCTATCACCCCACACCACCATGACCAATTCTCTGCACATAAAGAAGGCTAGGTTAGAACTCTTCTCCCAGACATGGTGGCTTGCTATATACAGGAATATTTCTTTTCTTCACCTGGAAGTGAACACTACAATTTCCTCATTGTTTCCTCTCTCCTGTCCCCTCTTCCTCTAATGTTAttttttccctcttcttcttttgaccCATATTCTTCCTTTACTCTTTGGTTCTAGCTGTTTTGAGGGACAGAAGCTGATCCCCGGAGATAGAAGACTTCTTGTAGACGATAGCAGTCATGCCCCCCAACAAGGATGCCACTGGCTGCCTTGGCTCACCTCCCGGTTTGATCTGCCTACCACCAATCTCCGAGGACCTCCAGTTGGTGTGGACACAGGCAGCACAGACAAGCGACCTTGATGGCAACCAGCATCTGCTACAAACTTTCAGCTATTTTCCATACCCCAGCCTCTCTGATCTGGCCTTGCTCTGCCTCCGTCATGGCCTCCACATGGAAAAGGTCAAGGCCTGGTTCATGGCACAGCGCCTACGCTGTGGCATCAGTTGGAGTGCAGAGGAAATTGAAGAGACTCGAGCTCGCCTCATTTACCATCAGGACCAGCTTCACTTTAGCTGCCTGCTTGCCAGGAATGATGATGACCCCTGGCACCAAACTTGTAAGAGTCAGGAATATCACCAACCGGTTCCTACCTCTGTTCACCATTCCACTAAATATCCACCGAACCAGCAGTCTTCCATAACTCCCTTAAGCCACTTCACCACAGCCCAAGGAATGAGGGAACTTGGGAGAATCACTCAGGACATTTGGGAATTGAAGGGGAATGTCTTGTCCCACCATAACAAAGTTCAGGAGAACTGTGAACCTTCAGGAACCTCCGTGCAGCTTCACAATACCAAAGAAATCCTTTCTAGTTCTTATCTACCTACAACCACAACCACCAGCTTGGACCGCAATTTCCATAACTCTCATCCTATGACCTGGGGTCTCACCAAAGCATCCCTGCAGCCGGCTGAACCTGTCACCCCTGCAGTGAATGGTGGGCATCACCCATTGATTCTTCCAGCGGTCTCTTCCACCAAAGCTACTCCATCATCCTCTACAGCTACAGCCATTGTTGAGTCACACAGCCTTCAGAACTATCAGTGCCCTGTGGGGGACCAGCAGCAGGCTTCAGGTTACCTCTCGGACATTCTTCGCAAACCTAGGCGAAAAACAAAGGAACAACTGGATATGTTAAAGTCCTTCTTCCTTCGTCGTCAGTGGGCCAGGAGAGAGGATTATCACCAGCTGGAGAAGATCACTGGGTTACCACGAGCAGAGATCATCCAGTGGTTTGGAGACACTCGCTATGCCCTCAAACATGGCCAGCTGAAATGGTTTCGGGACAATGCAGGACAGAATCCAGAGCCTGTCTCCTCAATACCTTCTCACCCACTGCATGCTCACCATCCAGACATAAGCCCACTGAAACGGTATCGTGCAAGCCACCTGCAGCTGCAGGAAAACGACTTGTCGGCACTGTGCCATGAGTCTGGCATGGAGGCTGAGCAGGTGCTGAAGTATTTCAATTCACACTCACCAGCACCATGCGAGGTAGAGGTATGCTTGGGGGATGAGGACGAAGTAGATGAGGAGGTGGCAGCTGCTATGATAAAAGTAGAAGATGAAGACTATGAGGAAGATGATGATAatgaggacgaggaggaggacgacgatgAAGACTGGGTTGCCTAGGGCTCTTGTGTGAATGTTGGATGGATGCTAGTGATTTTGGACTTCTGAGATAGGTCTGGGGGAGGGATCAAGATGCAACTAGCAAATGTGTTATGAGGTTCTGTCAAATTCCTGCCCTTAGCCATGGTTCCAAAACACTGAATTTGGTCCCCTTTTCTGTTCCAGCATATTtatgtgtcccgtcccccccgagTTTTAGAATTGAAGTAAAATAAATTTATACCATGCAGTGATGTGTTTAATCAGAGTTAAAAAGGTGTAGCATAGGGGGCTTCGCACACCCTTTCTCCAGAATCCATAGAATGAGCCCATTCAGTAGTGTGCTGGACCTATAAATTTCTTTATCGAACTTTCAAATTGCAGCCTTTGTGTTGTGCTCATAGAGTCCAAATTGTTTCCTTCTAGAATCCTGATGCATTTTTTCTTCTTGCTGTTCATGAGTTCTAAAGCTGCTACGTTTCCTCATTTTAAAGGGGATATCTGGGATGAGAGAACCATGTTGATTCTGCCTTGTCTCACTGCTTCCAACTAATTCTTTGACTCCTGCTTCTGTCAGTGTTTTCCTCACTGGCACAATGACATGGCTTATGACTCTCTGTACCTTCACTTACGGAACAATGTCTTTTTTCAAATTCCATCCAAAAAATATGTAACATCTCGCTACTCTCCCATGTATCAATCCTATTTCATTCTGCTAAGTGAAGCAGCAGCCTAGGAAATACAATGAAGAAACAATTCTTTTGGCTTTACAAATCAAAGTCCCTTTACTGacataacacattaaaaaaaatgtaatttagaCTAAGCTCTTCCATGCTTTTAGCTCTAACCTACCCTtccttggctcccccccccccgcttgtttacttatgggattttgtttttcatttttaaaattgtggcCCAAAATTAGTTATAAATATTTGATTTTTGGCCGTTGCCATCAAAGATGATGACTTTGTGCCTTAATCTCAGTTGTCTTCCGTTTCATTCTCCTTGCATTTTTATTGCCTCTTCTTTGTAAAGCTTCTAACTTTTCTTCTACTCTTGATgatcttagaataatagaattgtagagttagaaaggaccacaagcatcatctagtccaaccccctgcagtgcaggaatcttttgcccaacttgggccTCAACCCCATGACCCTGCGATCCATGGGTCTCATGGGTAAGAGCctcacgctctaccgactgagctcgTTAGGTGAATGTCATCACCCTTTTTTATTCATTTCTGTGTTCACTCTCCCTTTACTGGTGCCTTGATCCATCAGTTT is a genomic window containing:
- the HOMEZ gene encoding homeobox and leucine zipper protein Homez; protein product: MPPNKDATGCLGSPPGLICLPPISEDLQLVWTQAAQTSDLDGNQHLLQTFSYFPYPSLSDLALLCLRHGLHMEKVKAWFMAQRLRCGISWSAEEIEETRARLIYHQDQLHFSCLLARNDDDPWHQTCKSQEYHQPVPTSVHHSTKYPPNQQSSITPLSHFTTAQGMRELGRITQDIWELKGNVLSHHNKVQENCEPSGTSVQLHNTKEILSSSYLPTTTTTSLDRNFHNSHPMTWGLTKASLQPAEPVTPAVNGGHHPLILPAVSSTKATPSSSTATAIVESHSLQNYQCPVGDQQQASGYLSDILRKPRRKTKEQLDMLKSFFLRRQWARREDYHQLEKITGLPRAEIIQWFGDTRYALKHGQLKWFRDNAGQNPEPVSSIPSHPLHAHHPDISPLKRYRASHLQLQENDLSALCHESGMEAEQVLKYFNSHSPAPCEVEVCLGDEDEVDEEVAAAMIKVEDEDYEEDDDNEDEEEDDDEDWVA